A window of Sutcliffiella cohnii contains these coding sequences:
- a CDS encoding divergent polysaccharide deacetylase family protein: MKYKMFLLTICFLFTSFLSSQFVNGEEIDKRVAIVIDDFGNNMKGTKQILNLPVHLTVAVMPFLPTTEEDAIMAHELGHEVILHLPMEPVKGKRSWLGPGAITTDLSDEEIIKRVNDAIDAVPHAVGINNHMGSKVTSNEHIMRIILTICKERGLYYLDSKTSGKSVVAEVASELGVPYLENELFFDEIYSIQHIERQANKLLKDIDKKETIIAIGHVGVAGDKTASVLKQYIPMVKKKAETVTLSELLVDKEILNPY, from the coding sequence ATGAAATATAAGATGTTTCTTCTAACTATTTGCTTTTTATTTACCTCTTTTTTAAGTAGTCAATTTGTAAACGGTGAAGAAATAGATAAACGAGTCGCTATTGTTATTGATGATTTTGGTAATAACATGAAAGGTACAAAACAAATATTAAACTTACCAGTACATTTAACAGTTGCTGTTATGCCATTTTTACCTACAACTGAAGAGGATGCGATTATGGCACATGAGCTCGGTCACGAAGTTATTCTTCATTTGCCAATGGAGCCCGTGAAAGGTAAAAGAAGCTGGTTAGGACCTGGTGCTATTACAACAGATCTCTCTGATGAAGAAATAATAAAAAGAGTGAACGATGCGATTGATGCAGTTCCTCATGCTGTCGGAATCAATAATCATATGGGATCGAAGGTAACTTCAAATGAACATATTATGAGAATAATACTAACTATTTGTAAAGAACGAGGTTTATACTATTTAGATAGTAAAACGAGTGGAAAGAGCGTCGTTGCGGAAGTTGCATCTGAACTTGGTGTCCCCTATTTAGAAAATGAGCTCTTCTTTGATGAAATATATAGTATTCAACATATCGAAAGACAAGCAAACAAACTGTTAAAAGATATCGACAAAAAAGAAACAATAATTGCTATTGGGCATGTTGGAGTTGCTGGGGATAAAACAGCTTCTGTATTAAAGCAGTACATTCCAATGGTAAAGAAAAAAGCTGAAACAGTAACACTCTCTGAACTATTAGTTGATAAAGAAATATTAAATCCGTATTAA
- a CDS encoding aspartyl-phosphate phosphatase Spo0E family protein, producing MTQDKNMDCLLVEINKQRESMITVANKTGIESEQTIKCSQHLDQLIYEYQKRQVKEKRQKTSYYLR from the coding sequence TTGACTCAGGACAAAAACATGGATTGTTTACTAGTTGAAATAAATAAACAGAGAGAATCCATGATAACTGTTGCTAACAAAACAGGTATAGAAAGTGAACAAACGATAAAATGCAGCCAGCATTTAGATCAATTAATATATGAATACCAAAAGAGACAAGTAAAAGAGAAAAGACAAAAAACTAGCTACTATTTACGATGA
- a CDS encoding ZIP family metal transporter produces the protein MIEALIGSTLAALSTGLGALLILLLPKSISHRSRDMMLAFTAGIMMAAAMMSLIPEALQYGGIVQVIVGVLLGVYVLNLLEKFIPHIDLEHNKSGIKFDQKAMLIIAAITLHNIPEGLSVGVSYASDSEGTGNLIALAIGLQNAPEGLLVALFLIQQRIQRWKALVVATLTGAVEIPMAFLGFYLTTSVSWLVPYGLAFAAGAMLFIIYKELIPESHGDGNERLSTYTFIIGVLFMIFLIQIF, from the coding sequence ATGATTGAAGCACTTATAGGTAGCACTTTAGCTGCATTGTCAACTGGGCTTGGTGCACTTCTTATTTTATTATTACCGAAAAGCATATCTCATCGTTCTAGGGATATGATGCTAGCATTTACTGCTGGTATTATGATGGCAGCTGCGATGATGAGCTTAATTCCAGAAGCGTTACAATACGGTGGGATTGTTCAAGTAATAGTTGGGGTTTTATTAGGTGTTTACGTTTTAAATTTACTTGAAAAATTCATTCCTCATATTGATTTAGAGCATAATAAAAGCGGGATTAAATTCGATCAAAAAGCTATGTTAATTATAGCAGCAATTACGCTACACAATATTCCGGAAGGCTTGTCTGTTGGTGTTAGTTATGCATCAGATTCAGAAGGGACTGGAAACTTAATTGCGCTTGCAATTGGATTACAAAACGCACCAGAAGGGCTATTAGTAGCACTGTTTTTAATTCAGCAGCGTATTCAAAGGTGGAAGGCATTAGTTGTCGCAACATTAACTGGCGCTGTAGAAATTCCGATGGCTTTTCTAGGATTCTATTTAACCACTTCTGTTTCATGGTTAGTTCCTTACGGTTTAGCTTTTGCAGCCGGGGCAATGTTGTTTATTATTTACAAGGAGTTAATTCCTGAAAGTCATGGTGATGGAAACGAAAGGTTATCTACCTATACGTTTATCATTGGAGTATTATTTATGATTTTCTTAATTCAAATTTTTTAA
- a CDS encoding phosphate/phosphite/phosphonate ABC transporter substrate-binding protein, which translates to MKKLLTVMLVAILAVALAACGTSNNGNNAGTNNAGTNNGAGSGEEAGTEKPDKLIMGFVPSTESDKIADTVEPLAERLSEILGVEVEGSVMTNYTALVEAMGSGKVHIGFVPTFAYIQANERYDIEVILKSIRNGSSSYKAQYLVRADSGIESFADLEGKIWAFGDITSTSGFLFPAVQLMQEFDIDSTDALQQDFFAQTVAVGSHDNAALTVLDGDADVATTFDDVRDVLEADYPEVKEELVVLGYTDPIPNDTISVIPSLDPAFVEEIKQAFLSFNDDEEMIEIMNDVYRWTGIDEASDEEYDIVRDVARLTGYEG; encoded by the coding sequence ATGAAAAAATTACTAACTGTAATGTTAGTGGCGATTTTAGCAGTTGCTCTAGCTGCATGTGGAACTTCTAACAATGGCAACAACGCTGGAACAAACAATGCAGGCACAAACAATGGTGCTGGTTCTGGGGAAGAAGCGGGTACGGAAAAACCTGATAAACTTATTATGGGATTTGTACCATCTACTGAATCTGACAAAATTGCAGACACGGTTGAGCCTTTAGCTGAAAGATTATCTGAAATTCTTGGTGTTGAAGTCGAAGGATCCGTTATGACAAACTACACAGCTTTAGTTGAAGCGATGGGTAGTGGAAAAGTACATATCGGATTTGTACCAACATTCGCTTACATCCAAGCTAATGAGCGTTATGATATCGAAGTTATTTTAAAATCTATTCGTAACGGTTCATCTTCTTACAAGGCGCAATATTTAGTTCGTGCTGATTCTGGAATCGAATCATTCGCAGATTTAGAAGGTAAAATTTGGGCGTTTGGTGATATTACGTCTACAAGTGGATTTTTATTCCCAGCAGTACAATTAATGCAAGAATTTGATATTGATTCTACAGATGCATTACAACAAGACTTTTTCGCACAAACAGTTGCTGTAGGTTCTCATGACAATGCTGCTTTAACAGTTTTAGATGGAGATGCTGACGTTGCAACAACTTTTGACGATGTTCGAGATGTATTAGAAGCTGACTATCCAGAGGTAAAAGAAGAGCTAGTAGTATTAGGATATACTGATCCTATTCCTAACGATACTATTTCTGTTATTCCTTCTTTAGATCCTGCATTTGTTGAAGAAATCAAACAAGCTTTCTTAAGCTTCAATGATGATGAAGAAATGATTGAAATTATGAATGATGTTTACCGTTGGACTGGTATTGATGAAGCATCTGACGAAGAATATGACATCGTTCGTGACGTTGCAAGACTAACAGGTTACGAAGGTTAA
- the phnC gene encoding phosphonate ABC transporter ATP-binding protein — MIEFKDISLVYPNGTQGLKDINVKINEGEFVVIVGLSGAGKSTFIRSINRLVTPTDGELIVDGENILTYNGRDLRRLRTKIGMIFQNYNLVKRSSVMKNVIAGRLGHTGTLRSIFNLYSKEDIGLAYESLKRVNIEEKIYNRADELSGGQQQRVSIARVLTQKPKYLLADEPVSSLDPPTAHQVMTYLKQINKEDNITTIVNLHFIDMAMEFADRIIGMRAGEVVFDGPASTVTEKTFEEIYGRAIREDDMVGGQD, encoded by the coding sequence ATGATAGAGTTTAAAGATATATCACTTGTATATCCGAATGGTACGCAAGGGTTAAAAGACATTAATGTAAAAATCAATGAGGGTGAATTCGTTGTAATTGTCGGATTATCTGGTGCTGGTAAATCTACATTTATTAGAAGTATAAATCGACTCGTTACTCCAACAGATGGAGAGCTTATAGTTGACGGAGAAAATATTTTAACATATAACGGTAGAGACTTAAGAAGGCTTCGTACAAAAATAGGTATGATATTCCAGAACTACAATTTAGTAAAACGTTCTTCTGTTATGAAAAATGTTATCGCAGGAAGATTAGGACACACTGGTACGTTAAGAAGTATCTTTAACTTATATTCCAAAGAAGATATTGGATTAGCGTACGAGAGTTTAAAACGTGTAAACATTGAAGAAAAAATATATAATCGTGCGGATGAACTAAGTGGTGGTCAGCAGCAACGTGTAAGTATTGCACGTGTGTTAACACAAAAGCCGAAATATTTACTAGCGGACGAGCCGGTATCAAGTTTAGACCCTCCGACAGCTCATCAAGTTATGACCTATTTAAAACAAATCAATAAAGAAGACAATATTACAACAATAGTTAACCTCCACTTTATTGATATGGCGATGGAATTTGCGGATCGTATTATCGGTATGAGAGCAGGAGAAGTGGTGTTCGATGGGCCTGCATCAACTGTGACAGAGAAGACGTTCGAAGAGATTTACGGCCGTGCCATTCGTGAGGATGACATGGTGGGAGGTCAAGATTAA
- the phnE gene encoding phosphonate ABC transporter, permease protein PhnE, whose product MMNEKQMKEKVQPKSITSPDLKRKTTLVFIVVAALYLYSTYKTESTLPEFIKSFPRMIEMFGGFFPPNLEYVSRVIPALVETFYMAIIATTISTLLTIPFCLLAARNINTNKITNQITRFFLNIIRTIPDIILAVVFVGVFGIGAFPGIIALIFFSLGILAKLLSDTLETIDMQPLDAMRASGANSLQTIWYGVVPQILPQFVSFSLYVFEINIRASVVLGLVGAGGIGLLLDQQLKWFRYDNVMMLIIVIFFVVVIIEYISSKIREAIV is encoded by the coding sequence ATGATGAATGAGAAACAAATGAAGGAGAAAGTGCAACCTAAAAGTATTACTTCTCCAGATTTGAAGCGAAAAACAACATTAGTCTTCATCGTTGTAGCTGCTCTATATTTATATAGTACTTACAAAACTGAATCTACATTGCCTGAGTTTATAAAAAGTTTCCCAAGAATGATTGAAATGTTTGGAGGCTTCTTTCCTCCAAATTTAGAATATGTAAGTAGGGTTATTCCGGCATTGGTTGAAACTTTTTACATGGCTATAATAGCTACCACCATCTCAACTTTATTAACAATACCTTTCTGCCTACTTGCGGCAAGAAACATTAATACAAATAAAATTACGAACCAAATTACTAGATTCTTTCTAAATATCATTCGTACAATTCCGGATATTATTTTAGCGGTAGTATTCGTCGGTGTTTTCGGTATTGGGGCATTTCCAGGTATTATAGCGTTAATCTTTTTCTCTTTAGGGATTTTAGCTAAACTATTAAGTGATACGTTAGAAACAATTGATATGCAGCCACTCGATGCGATGCGTGCGTCCGGAGCGAATTCATTACAAACAATATGGTACGGTGTGGTTCCACAAATTTTACCACAGTTTGTATCTTTTTCCCTTTATGTGTTTGAAATAAATATACGTGCATCAGTTGTACTAGGTTTAGTAGGTGCTGGTGGTATCGGTTTATTATTAGACCAACAACTAAAATGGTTCCGCTATGATAATGTTATGATGCTCATTATCGTTATCTTTTTTGTAGTAGTTATTATAGAATATATTAGCTCGAAAATAAGGGAGGCGATTGTATAA
- the phnE gene encoding phosphonate ABC transporter, permease protein PhnE: protein MRYELPPKKKISTSKKLKYTTIAIAIIAIFFVTFTQININWERIFSDRTINNFSRVIPQLFSPDWSTFGKVMEKMVETVFIAYAGALMASIIAVPMAFLAARNMFRFRIISSLGKWLLDAVRAFPELVFAIIFVATVGPGPFAGVLAIAINSTGMLGKLYSEVIESIDMKVVEAMEANGANKTQVFFYGILPQVIPEFLSYAIYRFEVDVRASSVLGIVGAGGIGFLITIAVANRNWDEVGMILLVIIIVVTIIDYISSFIRKRLV from the coding sequence ATGCGCTACGAATTACCTCCTAAAAAGAAAATATCTACAAGTAAGAAATTAAAATACACAACGATTGCAATCGCTATAATTGCAATATTTTTTGTTACATTTACTCAAATTAATATTAACTGGGAACGAATTTTTAGTGACAGGACGATTAATAACTTTTCTCGAGTTATTCCACAATTATTTTCACCAGATTGGTCTACTTTTGGTAAAGTAATGGAGAAAATGGTGGAAACAGTATTTATTGCTTATGCAGGAGCATTAATGGCCTCCATTATAGCTGTACCAATGGCGTTTTTAGCTGCTAGAAATATGTTCCGTTTCCGTATCATTAGTTCGTTAGGTAAATGGCTGTTAGACGCTGTCCGCGCATTCCCTGAACTAGTGTTTGCGATTATTTTCGTTGCAACCGTTGGGCCAGGACCGTTCGCAGGTGTATTAGCCATTGCGATCAACTCAACAGGGATGTTAGGGAAACTTTATTCAGAAGTTATTGAATCAATAGATATGAAAGTGGTAGAGGCGATGGAAGCAAATGGGGCGAATAAAACTCAAGTTTTCTTCTATGGTATTCTTCCTCAAGTAATACCTGAATTTTTATCTTACGCAATTTACCGCTTTGAAGTAGACGTCCGTGCTTCATCTGTTTTAGGTATTGTAGGTGCAGGTGGTATTGGGTTCCTTATTACAATTGCCGTTGCAAATAGAAACTGGGATGAAGTAGGGATGATATTATTAGTAATTATTATCGTCGTAACGATAATTGATTACATTTCTTCCTTCATTCGCAAACGTCTAGTTTAA
- a CDS encoding bifunctional metallophosphatase/5'-nucleotidase encodes MEELKITILETSDVHGNVLPINYGNNEEENLGLAKLATVIKDERDLSKNVILIDNGDLIQGTPFTYHYVKKMKKERNPMIEILNKLNYDAAIIGNHEFNYGMEIINDAVEQSNFPWLSANILNDETNEPYFGNPYVIKQVEEVKVAILGVTTHYIPNWENPDHIEKLKFENAFGVTKKWVEWIRRNEKPDVLIVSYHGGFECDLKTGKPTETLTGENEAYRMCKEIEGIDLLLTGHQHRVIADQVGSVLVLQPGFNGQYLGKAEVTLFKKDKKWQIQSKKCSVISVENTNPDMEIMNLAKKYEDAVQQWLDQPIGKINGDMLVTDPLKLRMEDNPLIEFINKVQMYYSGASISNTALFNNTSPGFPKDVTMRDIVSNYIYPNTLKVIRITGKDIKDALERSASYFTFDENGQLTVNPQFSTPKPQHYNYDMWEGIEYVMDVRKPIGERVVVLQKDGETLSLTDEYNVVMNNYRAGGGGDYTMFQHKEVVKDIPTDMSELIANYIMEHKTIDTLINNNWKVVWK; translated from the coding sequence TTGGAAGAGTTAAAAATAACAATTTTAGAAACTAGCGATGTACATGGAAACGTACTACCGATAAATTACGGCAATAATGAAGAAGAGAATCTCGGTTTAGCGAAACTAGCTACCGTTATAAAAGACGAGCGAGACCTTTCAAAAAACGTTATTTTAATTGATAATGGAGATTTAATACAAGGTACACCATTTACATATCATTACGTAAAGAAAATGAAAAAAGAACGAAATCCGATGATAGAGATATTAAATAAGTTAAATTATGATGCAGCTATTATTGGGAATCATGAATTTAATTATGGGATGGAAATAATTAATGATGCGGTAGAACAGTCTAACTTTCCTTGGTTAAGTGCAAATATTTTAAATGATGAAACGAATGAGCCCTATTTTGGAAACCCATACGTAATAAAACAAGTGGAAGAAGTAAAAGTAGCAATTTTAGGCGTTACTACACATTATATTCCTAATTGGGAAAACCCAGATCATATTGAGAAATTAAAGTTTGAAAATGCATTTGGAGTTACAAAAAAATGGGTAGAGTGGATTCGCAGGAACGAAAAGCCTGACGTCTTGATTGTTAGCTATCATGGTGGTTTTGAATGTGATTTAAAAACAGGGAAACCAACGGAGACGCTCACTGGTGAAAATGAAGCATACCGTATGTGTAAGGAAATAGAGGGTATTGATCTTTTATTAACAGGGCATCAACATCGTGTGATAGCAGACCAAGTTGGTTCTGTACTTGTATTACAGCCTGGATTTAACGGACAATATCTCGGTAAAGCAGAAGTAACCTTATTTAAAAAAGACAAAAAATGGCAAATACAGTCAAAAAAATGTAGTGTTATTTCTGTTGAGAATACGAATCCTGATATGGAAATTATGAACCTAGCAAAAAAGTATGAAGACGCTGTTCAACAATGGTTAGACCAACCAATTGGTAAAATTAATGGAGATATGCTCGTAACAGATCCATTGAAACTAAGAATGGAAGATAACCCTTTAATTGAATTTATTAATAAAGTTCAAATGTACTATTCAGGAGCATCCATATCTAATACAGCTTTGTTTAATAATACATCACCAGGATTTCCAAAAGATGTTACGATGAGAGATATCGTGTCAAATTACATATATCCAAATACGTTAAAAGTAATTCGTATAACAGGAAAAGATATAAAAGACGCATTAGAACGTTCTGCTTCCTATTTTACTTTTGATGAAAATGGTCAATTAACAGTAAATCCTCAATTTTCTACTCCTAAGCCACAACATTATAATTATGATATGTGGGAAGGGATTGAATACGTAATGGATGTTCGCAAACCTATCGGTGAAAGAGTGGTCGTGCTTCAAAAAGACGGAGAAACCCTCTCATTAACGGATGAATATAATGTTGTAATGAATAATTACCGGGCAGGTGGCGGAGGAGATTATACGATGTTTCAACATAAGGAAGTTGTAAAGGACATTCCTACTGATATGTCAGAGCTAATAGCAAATTATATAATGGAACATAAAACGATTGATACTTTAATAAACAATAATTGGAAAGTAGTGTGGAAATAG
- a CDS encoding MarR family winged helix-turn-helix transcriptional regulator, with product MNERYDIDQSLKLFIVLSRAYRTINDKANQSIQSFNLNPTEFAVLELLYHKGEQPLQQIGGKILLASGSITYVVDKLEGKGLLERKACESDRRVTFAHLTEKGKELLHEIFPQHEETIHALLGGLTTEEKEVAISLLKKVGYYAQDKKTDL from the coding sequence ATGAACGAAAGATATGATATCGATCAAAGTTTAAAACTTTTTATCGTTCTTTCAAGAGCTTATCGTACTATTAATGATAAAGCAAATCAGTCTATACAAAGTTTTAATTTAAATCCAACAGAGTTTGCTGTGTTAGAGCTTCTTTATCATAAAGGTGAGCAACCACTTCAGCAAATAGGTGGGAAAATACTTCTAGCAAGTGGAAGTATAACTTACGTTGTTGATAAATTAGAAGGAAAAGGTTTATTAGAACGAAAAGCATGTGAAAGTGATAGAAGAGTAACGTTTGCTCATTTAACAGAAAAAGGGAAAGAATTACTTCATGAAATTTTCCCTCAGCATGAAGAGACGATACACGCTCTATTAGGTGGGTTAACAACAGAAGAAAAAGAAGTTGCAATTTCACTTCTGAAAAAAGTCGGCTATTATGCACAAGACAAAAAAACTGATCTATAA
- a CDS encoding M3 family oligoendopeptidase — protein MKFHEYPYNRPNVGQLEEKYELLLTEFSEASTVAFQEEALRKINEIRNEISTLSSLVSIRHSVDTNDEFYREEQEYFDEVSPLFQALDTKLYEALLGSKFRNELEAKWGSQLFALAECELKTFHPSIIEELQKENKLITQYNKLIASAKISFNGEEKTLAQIDPFIESSDRTIRKSASEAKFNFFSENQQQLDQIFDDLVKVRTTIAKKLGFENFIELGYARMIRTDYNAEMVRNFRDQVKEYIVPLVEQLKEKQGERIGISDLKFYDENFKFKSGNATPKGDPNWIIENGKKMYEELSPETNEWFQFMLTHDLMDLVAKKGKEAGGYCTFIPQYKAPFIFSNFNGTSGDIDVLTHEAGHAFQVYMSRDFKVPEYNWPTYEACEIHSMSMEFFTWPWMDLFFKEDTEKYKYAHLSGAVSFLPYGVAVDEFQHYIYENYDATPAERNKAWREMEKKYLPSRNYDGNTYLENGGFWQRQGHIYASPFYYIDYTLAQICALQFWKRAQENKEEAWNDYLELCKKGGSLSFTQLVKVANLKSPFEEGCVQSVINEIEAYLKQVNDKEL, from the coding sequence GTGAAGTTCCATGAATATCCATATAATAGACCGAATGTAGGTCAATTAGAAGAAAAGTATGAACTGTTACTAACGGAGTTTTCTGAAGCGAGTACTGTTGCTTTCCAAGAGGAAGCATTAAGGAAAATAAATGAAATTAGAAATGAAATTAGTACACTATCAAGCTTAGTATCCATTCGCCATTCTGTTGATACGAATGATGAATTTTATAGAGAAGAACAAGAATATTTTGATGAAGTTTCTCCTTTATTTCAGGCGCTTGACACGAAGCTGTACGAAGCACTATTAGGATCGAAATTTCGTAATGAACTTGAAGCAAAGTGGGGGAGTCAATTATTTGCTTTAGCTGAATGTGAATTGAAAACGTTCCACCCTTCTATAATAGAAGAATTACAAAAAGAAAATAAGCTTATTACTCAATACAATAAACTGATAGCATCCGCTAAAATTTCGTTTAACGGTGAAGAGAAAACATTAGCACAAATAGATCCATTCATTGAGTCTAGTGACCGTACTATTCGAAAAAGTGCAAGTGAAGCAAAGTTCAATTTCTTTTCTGAAAACCAACAACAGTTGGATCAAATTTTTGATGACTTAGTAAAAGTTCGAACAACAATTGCGAAAAAATTAGGCTTTGAAAACTTTATTGAACTAGGTTATGCAAGAATGATTAGAACAGATTATAATGCGGAAATGGTACGAAATTTTCGTGATCAAGTTAAAGAGTATATCGTGCCATTAGTAGAGCAATTAAAAGAAAAGCAAGGTGAGCGAATCGGAATTTCGGACTTAAAGTTTTATGACGAAAACTTTAAGTTTAAATCAGGAAACGCTACTCCAAAAGGTGACCCAAATTGGATTATCGAAAACGGAAAGAAAATGTATGAAGAGCTTTCACCAGAGACTAATGAATGGTTCCAGTTTATGCTCACACATGATTTGATGGATTTAGTAGCAAAGAAAGGTAAAGAAGCTGGTGGCTATTGTACATTCATTCCACAATATAAGGCACCGTTCATTTTTTCTAATTTTAACGGAACGAGTGGAGATATCGATGTACTAACACATGAAGCTGGACACGCTTTTCAAGTGTACATGAGCCGTGATTTCAAAGTTCCTGAATATAATTGGCCAACGTACGAGGCTTGTGAAATTCACTCTATGAGTATGGAGTTTTTTACGTGGCCATGGATGGATTTATTCTTTAAAGAGGACACTGAAAAATACAAGTATGCTCACTTAAGTGGAGCTGTAAGCTTTCTTCCTTATGGGGTTGCAGTTGATGAATTTCAACATTATATTTACGAAAACTATGATGCAACTCCAGCTGAAAGAAATAAAGCTTGGAGAGAAATGGAGAAAAAATATTTACCTTCCCGGAACTATGATGGGAACACGTATTTAGAAAATGGAGGTTTTTGGCAAAGGCAAGGTCATATTTATGCTTCCCCATTTTATTATATTGATTATACACTTGCGCAAATTTGTGCGCTTCAATTTTGGAAGCGAGCGCAAGAAAACAAAGAAGAAGCGTGGAATGATTATTTAGAACTTTGTAAAAAGGGTGGTAGTCTATCTTTTACGCAATTAGTAAAGGTTGCTAACTTAAAATCCCCGTTTGAAGAAGGGTGTGTACAATCCGTCATTAACGAAATTGAAGCATATTTAAAACAAGTAAATGATAAAGAATTATAA
- a CDS encoding UDP-N-acetylmuramoyl-L-alanyl-D-glutamate--2,6-diaminopimelate ligase yields the protein MRAIRTHSLLRALSIRKIVGSVPNSVDSIHCDSREVIENSLFVCIKGYTVDGHCYIDAAIEKGATIIIVEEMPEEVEGSVCYVQVNNSVKALAHLASTFYGHPSSKLSIIGVTGTNGKTTVSTIINNILRQEGYKTGLCGTIEIDINGKKLPSKNTTNDSLTLQRVLHDMVENGVTDVVLEVSSHGLLQGRLSGVDFQTGVFTNLTRDHLDYHGTMENYKNVKGLLFSQLGQDFTKQKMAVLNADDEASTYYEQITGANVITYGIKNDADLKANNIQYKMDHTLFRLNTPNGTYDVVSPLVGEFNVYNLLAAIAALSDKLSIPTIIKSIKNIHPPIGRMQKLVDQDPCTIIVDYAHTEDAIKKVLHHLKMFYKRKIISVIGTGGNRDKGKRPRMGEVATEHSDYVIFTTNNPLDEPLDEITNGLAEGAVHDQYECIGDRRMAIYRAVQLAGEGDVVLIAGKGHDKFQIIGNNSIPFYDSEVAVSAWVQYHQLHKKSSSSIITKTR from the coding sequence GTGAGAGCAATCCGAACACATAGTTTATTAAGAGCACTTTCAATCCGTAAAATTGTTGGTAGTGTACCAAATTCCGTCGACTCTATTCATTGTGATTCTCGTGAGGTAATAGAAAACTCTCTTTTCGTTTGTATAAAAGGATATACCGTCGATGGTCATTGTTATATAGACGCTGCCATTGAAAAAGGTGCAACCATTATTATAGTAGAAGAAATGCCAGAAGAGGTTGAGGGAAGTGTCTGTTACGTTCAAGTAAATAACAGTGTAAAGGCATTAGCTCACTTAGCTAGCACTTTTTATGGTCATCCATCATCTAAACTTTCTATCATTGGTGTAACTGGAACGAATGGAAAAACGACTGTATCGACTATTATAAATAATATTTTACGTCAAGAAGGATATAAAACAGGACTTTGCGGGACGATTGAAATTGATATTAATGGAAAAAAGCTCCCGAGTAAAAATACAACAAATGATTCATTAACATTACAACGAGTTTTACATGATATGGTTGAAAATGGTGTGACGGATGTTGTGCTTGAAGTTTCATCTCACGGGTTATTACAAGGGAGACTATCAGGAGTGGACTTTCAAACTGGAGTTTTTACAAACTTGACTCGTGATCATTTAGATTATCACGGTACGATGGAGAATTACAAAAATGTAAAAGGGTTGTTGTTTTCACAGTTAGGGCAAGATTTCACGAAACAAAAAATGGCTGTGTTAAATGCAGATGACGAAGCATCTACCTATTATGAGCAAATAACAGGTGCAAATGTTATAACGTATGGAATTAAAAATGATGCAGATTTAAAGGCAAATAATATACAGTACAAAATGGACCACACATTATTTCGGTTAAACACGCCAAACGGTACTTACGACGTTGTTTCGCCGTTAGTTGGAGAGTTTAATGTGTATAATTTATTAGCGGCAATTGCAGCATTATCAGATAAGTTATCTATTCCAACCATAATAAAAAGTATTAAAAATATACATCCACCAATCGGAAGGATGCAGAAATTAGTGGATCAAGATCCATGTACAATTATTGTTGATTATGCACATACGGAAGATGCGATAAAAAAGGTGTTACATCATTTGAAAATGTTCTATAAACGAAAAATTATTTCAGTCATAGGAACGGGTGGTAATCGCGATAAAGGGAAGCGACCAAGAATGGGGGAAGTTGCGACAGAACATTCTGATTATGTTATATTTACTACAAACAATCCTTTAGATGAACCTTTAGATGAGATAACTAACGGTTTAGCAGAAGGAGCAGTTCATGATCAATATGAATGTATTGGAGATAGGAGAATGGCTATTTATCGAGCAGTACAATTGGCAGGAGAAGGAGATGTAGTACTCATTGCTGGTAAAGGACATGATAAATTTCAAATCATCGGGAACAATTCTATTCCATTTTATGATTCAGAAGTTGCAGTAAGCGCATGGGTACAATATCATCAATTGCACAAAAAGTCTTCTTCATCGATCATTACGAAAACTCGATAA